In Stieleria varia, one genomic interval encodes:
- a CDS encoding cytidine deaminase, producing the protein MPELKSREIERLIRCACDARDHAYAPHSHFYVGAAVLLDDGEIITGCNVENASYSLSLCAERVAASAAVAKGYRSWRGIAIASLGGVTPCGACRQFLSEFGTDLPVVMTNVLDGSRRIRKLSELLPDAFDASNLPSHA; encoded by the coding sequence ATGCCCGAACTGAAATCACGTGAGATCGAACGCCTGATTCGATGCGCCTGCGACGCACGAGACCATGCCTACGCGCCGCACAGCCACTTCTACGTCGGCGCTGCTGTCCTCTTGGATGATGGAGAAATCATCACCGGTTGCAATGTCGAAAACGCCAGCTACTCCCTGTCCCTATGCGCCGAACGGGTTGCTGCGTCAGCAGCCGTCGCCAAAGGATACCGGTCTTGGCGTGGCATCGCGATCGCCAGCCTCGGTGGCGTGACCCCGTGTGGTGCCTGCCGCCAATTCTTGTCAGAGTTTGGTACCGACCTGCCGGTTGTCATGACCAACGTGCTGGACGGCAGCCGTCGTATTCGCAAACTCAGCGAACTGCTGCCCGACGCTTTCGACGCGTCGAATTTGCCATCACACGCGTGA
- a CDS encoding tetratricopeptide repeat protein has translation MSKAKKKKRKVRRPAAGGVSSTGKCSVGQCSVGQCSVGQCSVEGALQLHRAGDLGGAKAIYCEVIQREPTNADAWHLLGMTLHAGGEDEQALECLAQADALVPGHPELLANLGWVYRSLGRYEPACDVLERAIKADPSSVPARCSLGAVFSELGQVDDAEQQYQAALAIDPGHCVALMNLGNLRQSQGRSRDAEQLYREVLSRNPGDSLVMMNLGEALRQQGKWDLAIEMLTGALRVNPMLVQAAVGLGRTLQAARRLAESESIFRQVIRQRGDYAKAYHYLGKTLLDAGDAEAAQAEIRHALELDPRDAFAVCTLGFVRLEMGQRDEAAECFSRAIELNPDLSEAAGTLLYLRSTDPGVEPAELFHQHCQWGQRYGEWPKVSIGERDMRADRRLKIGYVSPDFRNHAIASYIMPVMKSHDGECVEVYCYAEVASPDHVTEQLMRHADHWRFTNGLSDDQVAQQVVEDGIDILVDLAGHTSKNRLLVFARRPAPVQMTWLGYPNTTGLKAIDYRLTCQTQDPEGEETWHVEQLLRLPGGSFCFSVPENAPAVHPTPAMNAGHVTFGALHRPIKITDSVRDLWAAVMHAVPGSKLLVFNTRFTQSAASDLRDGLIARGVSAERMEIRSRYDGASYLETYHEIDIALDVFPWAGGTTTLEALWMGVPVLAMYGDRRSARSTAAIVENVGHGAWVARSTAQYVQLAAKLASDWNALQASRARLRTDVQSTIVDAKRFTASLENAYRDAWRLICADCFRTDPRKPFRANVL, from the coding sequence GTGTCCAAGGCAAAGAAGAAAAAACGCAAAGTGCGCCGCCCAGCCGCCGGCGGTGTTTCCTCGACTGGTAAATGTTCTGTCGGACAGTGTTCTGTCGGACAGTGTTCTGTCGGACAGTGTTCTGTCGAGGGAGCGCTGCAACTGCATCGGGCGGGAGACCTGGGCGGCGCGAAAGCGATCTATTGTGAGGTCATTCAACGAGAGCCGACCAATGCGGACGCTTGGCATCTGTTGGGCATGACGCTGCATGCGGGCGGAGAAGATGAGCAGGCTCTGGAGTGTTTGGCACAGGCCGATGCTTTGGTTCCTGGGCATCCAGAACTGTTGGCGAATTTGGGATGGGTCTATCGTTCGCTGGGGCGATACGAGCCGGCCTGTGATGTTTTGGAGCGGGCGATCAAGGCAGATCCGAGTTCCGTGCCGGCGAGATGTTCGCTGGGAGCGGTTTTTTCCGAGCTGGGGCAGGTGGATGACGCCGAGCAGCAGTACCAGGCGGCGTTGGCGATTGATCCCGGCCATTGTGTTGCCTTGATGAACCTCGGCAATCTGCGTCAGTCACAAGGCCGATCGCGCGATGCCGAGCAACTGTACCGAGAAGTGCTATCTCGCAACCCTGGTGATTCCCTGGTGATGATGAATCTGGGAGAGGCATTGCGTCAGCAGGGCAAATGGGATTTAGCGATCGAGATGTTGACCGGCGCGTTGCGGGTCAATCCGATGTTGGTTCAAGCTGCCGTCGGTTTGGGCAGGACGTTGCAAGCTGCAAGACGTCTAGCGGAATCCGAATCGATCTTTCGTCAAGTCATTCGTCAGCGTGGCGACTATGCCAAGGCCTACCACTATCTCGGCAAGACGTTGTTGGACGCGGGAGACGCGGAGGCTGCCCAGGCAGAGATCCGTCACGCGTTGGAGCTGGACCCACGCGACGCTTTTGCTGTATGCACGTTGGGGTTTGTTCGGTTGGAGATGGGGCAGCGAGACGAAGCGGCGGAGTGTTTCTCCAGAGCCATCGAGTTGAATCCCGATCTCAGTGAAGCCGCAGGAACGTTGCTGTATCTACGTAGTACCGATCCCGGCGTGGAGCCTGCGGAGTTGTTTCATCAGCATTGCCAGTGGGGACAACGTTACGGCGAATGGCCCAAGGTGTCGATCGGCGAGCGAGACATGCGAGCGGACCGACGACTGAAAATCGGATATGTCTCGCCCGATTTTCGCAACCACGCAATTGCCTCGTACATCATGCCGGTGATGAAATCACACGACGGGGAGTGCGTCGAAGTGTATTGTTATGCCGAAGTCGCGTCGCCGGATCATGTCACAGAGCAACTGATGCGGCATGCGGACCACTGGCGGTTTACCAACGGCTTGTCGGATGATCAAGTCGCACAGCAGGTGGTCGAGGACGGCATCGACATCTTGGTGGATTTGGCCGGTCACACGTCCAAGAATCGGTTGTTGGTTTTCGCCCGCCGTCCTGCGCCAGTGCAGATGACTTGGCTGGGATATCCGAACACCACGGGGCTCAAAGCGATTGATTATCGTTTGACGTGTCAGACCCAAGATCCCGAGGGAGAGGAAACTTGGCACGTGGAGCAACTGTTGCGTTTGCCGGGCGGGTCATTTTGTTTTTCTGTTCCGGAGAATGCACCCGCCGTCCACCCCACGCCAGCGATGAATGCGGGGCACGTCACGTTTGGAGCGTTGCATCGTCCGATCAAGATCACCGATTCGGTGCGTGATCTTTGGGCGGCGGTCATGCATGCCGTGCCTGGTTCCAAACTGTTGGTGTTCAATACCCGGTTTACGCAATCGGCCGCCAGTGATTTGCGTGACGGATTGATTGCCCGTGGTGTTTCGGCGGAGCGGATGGAGATACGCAGTCGGTACGATGGAGCCAGCTACCTGGAAACCTATCACGAAATCGACATCGCTCTGGACGTGTTTCCTTGGGCGGGCGGCACAACAACGTTGGAAGCGTTGTGGATGGGGGTGCCGGTATTGGCGATGTATGGTGATCGCCGCAGTGCTCGCAGTACAGCAGCGATCGTCGAGAATGTCGGGCACGGCGCTTGGGTTGCTCGATCAACGGCCCAGTATGTTCAACTGGCGGCGAAGCTGGCATCGGATTGGAATGCACTGCAAGCATCGCGAGCGAGACTGCGGACAGACGTTCAGTCCACGATCGTCGATGCCAAGCGTTTTACCGCGTCATTAGAAAACGCGTATCGAGACGCGTGGCGGCTGATATGCGCAGACTGTTTTCGCACCGATCCGCGCAAACCGTTTCGTGCAAACGTATTGTGA
- a CDS encoding DegT/DnrJ/EryC1/StrS family aminotransferase encodes MDFSSEFSDCIELPPTLHVGCPNVGDRDLFHRLVDEIFSSRRLTNDGPVVAELESKLCEYLGVRHCVTVCNATLGLQLACRALDLTGEVIVPSFTFVASAHALQWEGVTPVFADVDPIRHTIDPDHVARLVTSRTTGILGVHLWGSPCNPTELAQLASDHGLRLFFDAAHAFGCGNHGKMVGQSGECEVFSFHATKFFNTFEGGAIATNDDALAAKIRRMRSFGFAGVDHVVGIGTNAKMNEVCGAMGLSMFADLESILQCNRRHYLNYRDGLAGIDGVRLFSLDHLEHCNWQYIVVEIDESEFGCSRDDVMRSLHDVGVLARRYFYPGCHRMEPYRTLYRERIDRLPVTERLCDSVLCLPTGSALRESDVDRVCAAIRSLADAKRSVIRRAV; translated from the coding sequence ATGGATTTCAGCAGCGAGTTTTCCGACTGCATCGAGTTGCCGCCTACTCTGCATGTCGGGTGTCCCAATGTCGGTGACCGCGATCTGTTTCACCGGCTGGTTGACGAGATCTTTAGCAGCAGACGGTTGACCAACGACGGTCCTGTGGTGGCCGAATTGGAATCAAAGTTGTGCGAGTACCTGGGCGTCAGGCACTGCGTCACAGTGTGCAACGCAACGTTGGGTTTACAGCTCGCCTGTCGGGCATTGGATTTGACGGGCGAAGTCATCGTGCCTTCGTTTACCTTCGTCGCATCCGCACACGCGCTGCAGTGGGAGGGCGTCACGCCTGTGTTTGCTGATGTCGATCCGATCCGCCACACGATCGATCCCGATCACGTTGCTCGTTTGGTGACAAGCCGTACGACGGGGATCTTGGGAGTACATCTTTGGGGCAGCCCGTGCAACCCAACCGAGCTGGCTCAGCTTGCATCGGATCATGGCTTGCGGTTGTTCTTCGACGCTGCTCACGCGTTTGGTTGTGGGAATCATGGAAAAATGGTCGGCCAGAGCGGTGAGTGTGAGGTGTTCAGTTTTCACGCGACCAAGTTTTTCAACACGTTTGAGGGTGGGGCGATCGCGACGAACGATGACGCATTGGCTGCAAAGATTCGTCGGATGCGAAGTTTTGGTTTTGCCGGAGTTGATCACGTGGTGGGAATCGGAACCAACGCCAAGATGAACGAAGTCTGCGGGGCAATGGGGTTGTCCATGTTTGCCGATCTCGAATCGATCCTGCAATGCAATCGTCGTCACTACTTGAACTATCGAGATGGACTGGCGGGCATCGACGGAGTTCGGCTGTTTTCTTTGGATCATTTAGAGCATTGCAACTGGCAGTACATCGTCGTCGAGATTGATGAATCTGAGTTTGGATGTTCGCGAGATGATGTCATGCGATCATTGCACGATGTCGGCGTGCTGGCCAGACGATATTTTTATCCCGGGTGTCATCGTATGGAGCCGTACCGCACGCTGTATCGAGAGCGTATCGATCGGTTGCCCGTTACCGAGAGGCTGTGTGACAGCGTGCTGTGCTTGCCGACGGGCAGTGCGTTGCGGGAGAGTGATGTCGATCGTGTGTGTGCGGCGATCCGAAGCCTGGCGGATGCGAAACGGTCGGTCATTCGACGCGCTGTTTAG
- a CDS encoding DegT/DnrJ/EryC1/StrS family aminotransferase, with protein sequence MNHHSVSWESSASLQDCRRVLEQIYENRYFTNHGPLAQRLESRLEELLGVGNVIAVGNESLALLIALAGFQVSGDVVVPAFCGQAAVETCAWLKLPVRQCDVDPLTHQPSLDSLRRVIDKQVAAVCLVETWGNRCDPAILQWLGEQGIAVVIQALDSFASRSEEGHVCQSPHVVTVFGLGPERIVSSLQGGLIATSDDALGEVFRNIRSSYGTRQKVDVIATCNGRFSEFQAGVGLRSLSRLLDTLVRNQAVAEIYQAKLGDVKGLSLYGFPGTVAPNHQCCPVIVSGDFSVTRNELVRRLTERGFPVHVVKPSCGTFPLTDRLQRELMLLPVARDSYENSEQSQRIATQVADAIIELA encoded by the coding sequence ATGAATCATCATTCTGTATCCTGGGAAAGCTCAGCTTCGCTGCAAGACTGCCGCCGTGTCTTGGAGCAGATCTACGAAAACCGCTACTTCACGAACCACGGGCCGCTGGCACAGAGATTAGAGTCGAGACTGGAGGAGTTGCTGGGCGTGGGCAACGTGATTGCGGTCGGAAACGAATCCCTGGCGTTGCTGATCGCGTTGGCCGGATTTCAAGTCAGCGGTGACGTTGTCGTGCCTGCGTTTTGTGGGCAAGCAGCGGTGGAAACCTGTGCTTGGTTGAAACTGCCCGTTCGGCAATGTGATGTGGACCCACTGACTCATCAACCGAGTCTGGATTCACTGCGTCGGGTGATCGACAAGCAAGTGGCCGCCGTCTGTTTGGTTGAGACCTGGGGCAATCGTTGTGATCCCGCGATCCTGCAGTGGCTGGGTGAACAAGGGATTGCGGTTGTGATCCAGGCATTGGATTCGTTTGCCAGTCGATCGGAGGAGGGGCACGTGTGTCAATCACCGCATGTGGTCACCGTGTTTGGGCTTGGACCTGAGCGGATCGTTTCGTCTTTGCAGGGAGGTCTGATTGCGACCAGCGACGATGCATTGGGCGAAGTCTTTCGCAACATTCGTAGCAGCTACGGAACGCGACAAAAGGTGGATGTGATTGCGACTTGTAATGGTCGGTTTTCGGAGTTTCAAGCGGGAGTCGGGCTGCGGTCGTTGTCTCGCTTGTTGGACACATTGGTGCGGAATCAGGCGGTCGCAGAGATCTATCAAGCCAAGCTTGGCGATGTGAAGGGATTGAGTTTATATGGATTTCCAGGAACGGTTGCGCCAAACCATCAGTGTTGCCCCGTGATTGTCAGTGGCGACTTTTCGGTCACGCGAAATGAGCTGGTGCGACGACTCACGGAACGCGGCTTTCCCGTGCATGTCGTAAAACCCTCATGCGGCACCTTTCCCCTGACGGATCGACTGCAGAGAGAGTTGATGTTGCTGCCGGTCGCCCGAGATTCGTACGAAAATAGCGAGCAGAGCCAACGCATCGCGACGCAGGTTGCCGACGCCATCATCGAACTTGCGTGA
- a CDS encoding aminotransferase class I/II-fold pyridoxal phosphate-dependent enzyme, which yields MSKLFQSPISTSNLYLPDFDRVLGILQQAHDSSGHLERGKVVGQLENQLCEYHHAKYCVAFSTGFWALVAAIRLRAAPDKTEVIIPSMTYRRLADVVYWADKIPVIVDNEPDGLAIDCDAVIDALTAETALILAVHPIVNCCDVDRLMSISNTFQVPIVFDAVESVHETYRGRRIGSFGVGEVFSLHASKLINGLEGGYVCTDDSVFRDQLMDFRSGDSARSAEAPLSINAELCDPHAAFALASLQEIDLIVAHNREVYETYRAELASVAGIRLLTFDDSQQTSQKNVVVEVTEEFVLSRDVLMERLNQQHILARPHYYPALHDRGYEYPVRYTKTQVADQVMKHYLNLPCGDMVSVDDVRKTCAFIKCVATLERQDAQGP from the coding sequence ATGAGCAAACTTTTCCAGTCGCCGATCTCGACATCGAATCTGTACCTGCCGGATTTCGATCGCGTACTGGGCATCCTCCAGCAAGCTCACGATTCCAGCGGGCATCTTGAACGAGGCAAGGTGGTTGGTCAGTTGGAGAACCAACTTTGTGAGTACCACCATGCCAAATACTGTGTCGCATTCTCGACCGGTTTCTGGGCTTTGGTCGCAGCGATTCGATTGCGTGCGGCACCCGATAAGACGGAAGTGATCATTCCGTCGATGACCTACCGGCGTTTGGCTGACGTCGTCTATTGGGCGGACAAGATTCCTGTGATTGTCGACAACGAGCCAGACGGTTTGGCAATCGATTGTGACGCCGTCATCGATGCATTGACGGCCGAGACGGCATTGATATTGGCTGTTCATCCGATCGTCAATTGTTGTGACGTGGATCGGTTGATGTCGATCAGCAACACGTTTCAGGTTCCCATCGTGTTCGATGCGGTCGAGTCGGTTCATGAGACGTATCGTGGTCGGCGGATCGGATCCTTTGGTGTGGGTGAAGTTTTCTCGTTGCACGCGAGCAAGCTGATCAACGGACTGGAGGGTGGTTATGTTTGTACAGACGACTCAGTCTTTCGTGACCAGTTGATGGATTTTCGCTCGGGGGACTCCGCAAGGTCAGCGGAGGCACCCTTGTCGATCAACGCGGAGCTGTGCGATCCACACGCTGCATTCGCATTGGCCAGCTTGCAAGAAATCGATTTGATCGTGGCGCACAACCGCGAAGTCTACGAAACCTATCGAGCAGAGCTTGCCAGCGTCGCTGGAATACGCTTACTGACGTTTGATGATTCTCAGCAGACCTCGCAAAAGAACGTTGTCGTTGAGGTGACGGAGGAGTTTGTCTTGTCACGTGATGTTTTGATGGAGCGACTCAACCAGCAGCATATCCTGGCACGTCCCCATTACTATCCCGCGTTGCACGACCGCGGCTACGAGTATCCCGTACGGTATACCAAGACGCAGGTTGCCGATCAGGTCATGAAGCATTATCTGAACTTGCCGTGTGGTGATATGGTCAGTGTGGATGATGTGCGAAAGACCTGTGCCTTCATCAAGTGTGTCGCAACGCTGGAGCGACAGGATGCGCAAGGGCCATGA
- a CDS encoding class I SAM-dependent methyltransferase, producing MDQDSSIGEALHKEYPKRFSRTDFWRQIKRTVNGQPVSERDIEQIVAQVGRHLALCGDDHLLDLGCGNGALASEFFDGIDRYTGVDFSSYLLEIAGDYFQPSEAICYIQSDIRWTDRYLSAASGATKVLIYGCMGYLQPDDFLRLIAELKSGLPSLKTLFIGNIADRDKAGEFFAARGIDDFDLDDPQSAIGVWWNRKALIQTCQAVGYHAEVTEMPSDFYSSRYRFDLVIHHPSR from the coding sequence ATGGACCAGGACTCATCAATTGGCGAAGCGTTGCACAAGGAGTATCCCAAGCGGTTTTCGCGGACGGATTTCTGGCGTCAGATCAAGCGTACCGTGAACGGGCAGCCGGTTTCGGAGCGTGATATTGAGCAGATCGTAGCCCAAGTTGGCCGTCATCTGGCACTGTGCGGAGATGATCATTTATTGGATTTGGGGTGCGGAAACGGAGCCTTGGCGTCTGAGTTTTTTGACGGCATCGATCGATACACGGGCGTTGATTTCTCAAGCTACCTGCTGGAAATTGCAGGCGACTATTTCCAGCCCAGCGAGGCGATCTGTTACATTCAATCCGACATCCGCTGGACAGATAGATACTTGTCAGCAGCGAGCGGGGCGACCAAAGTGCTTATCTATGGATGCATGGGGTATCTGCAGCCGGATGACTTTTTACGGCTGATTGCAGAATTAAAATCGGGGCTGCCGAGCTTGAAAACACTATTCATCGGTAACATCGCAGACCGTGATAAGGCGGGAGAGTTCTTCGCCGCACGTGGCATCGACGACTTTGATCTCGACGATCCTCAGTCGGCAATCGGGGTTTGGTGGAATCGAAAGGCGTTGATTCAAACTTGTCAGGCCGTCGGTTATCATGCCGAGGTGACTGAAATGCCAAGTGACTTTTACTCCAGTCGTTATCGTTTTGATCTTGTGATCCACCACCCATCACGTTGA
- a CDS encoding WbqC family protein produces the protein MRIAAMQPYFLPYLGYFSLIAATDRFVVFDPVQYIRHGWINRNRILHPTSGEPQFITVPVAKHCRSTPIRDIQISDQTDWRSKILGQVAHYRRRAPFFDQAMTVLRDCLGCPATSIVELNVHSLHVVCDALQISFQPIAFNELLPEMSEAEHPGRWAVEISKAMGASEYINPVNGRDIFHAAEFAAAGVRLTFLSNDLAPYSQFNESFSPALSILDVLMFNGLKVTRAKILHDVQLYDEHAVPRQRIKAA, from the coding sequence ATGCGAATTGCTGCGATGCAGCCTTATTTCTTGCCGTACCTGGGGTACTTTAGTCTGATCGCGGCTACCGATCGGTTCGTCGTTTTTGATCCCGTGCAGTACATCCGCCATGGATGGATCAATCGAAATCGAATCCTGCATCCAACCAGCGGTGAGCCACAATTCATCACCGTGCCCGTTGCGAAACACTGCCGCAGCACGCCGATTCGCGACATCCAGATCTCTGATCAAACGGATTGGCGATCCAAGATTTTGGGCCAAGTCGCGCACTATCGGCGAAGGGCACCGTTTTTTGATCAAGCCATGACGGTGTTGCGTGACTGCCTTGGTTGCCCGGCCACGAGCATCGTTGAACTGAACGTTCACAGCCTGCACGTCGTCTGCGACGCGCTGCAAATCAGTTTCCAGCCGATCGCGTTCAATGAACTCTTGCCCGAGATGAGCGAGGCAGAGCATCCGGGGCGGTGGGCAGTTGAGATCTCCAAGGCAATGGGCGCATCGGAGTACATCAACCCAGTCAATGGACGCGATATTTTTCACGCGGCAGAGTTTGCTGCTGCGGGTGTGCGGTTGACGTTTCTGTCCAATGACCTGGCACCCTACTCACAATTCAATGAGTCTTTCTCGCCAGCCCTGTCCATTTTGGATGTACTGATGTTCAACGGATTGAAGGTAACGCGTGCGAAAATTTTGCACGATGTTCAGTTGTATGATGAACACGCCGTTCCCCGTCAACGAATCAAGGCGGCTTGA
- a CDS encoding redoxin domain-containing protein: MKTLLTLALLTCVWVSCTNLVSAEFPPGFQELSIGDDAPEFKLPGIDGRDWTLKDFSEGKVLVVYFTSNHCPVCHAHDPRFVEMLRELKGQETKGQSIAVVAINPNSGDGLRPDELGYSKYNDSFEDMTPYAKEHGFTFPYLYDGATQATAKRYGCLATPHVFVFDAQRKLQYKGRLDNSRYPDPSTVKEQDAKNAIVALLADQPVPVQVTKPFGCSTKWREKIADVKRDEQEWQNTPVTLDDIDAAGLAKLVANDTEKYRLFNVWSTSCLPCLEEFPGLIAVSRRMGLRPFELITLSTDLPDDRERVRKFLSGYRAALPKRLEPSLKQEGRTSNNYLFTDPDADSLINTLDPEWEGPQPHTVLVAPGGKVVFRHNGKISEEKLLTEILQVMTETYQP; the protein is encoded by the coding sequence ATGAAAACGTTGCTGACACTCGCACTGCTGACCTGCGTCTGGGTCTCGTGCACCAACTTGGTCTCTGCCGAATTTCCACCTGGATTTCAAGAACTATCGATCGGAGACGACGCACCGGAGTTCAAACTCCCCGGTATCGATGGTCGCGATTGGACCTTAAAGGATTTCAGTGAAGGCAAGGTGTTGGTGGTTTACTTCACGTCCAACCACTGCCCGGTCTGTCATGCGCATGACCCGCGATTCGTGGAGATGCTACGAGAACTCAAGGGACAAGAAACCAAGGGACAGAGCATTGCGGTCGTTGCGATCAATCCCAATTCGGGCGACGGACTGCGGCCTGACGAATTGGGCTACTCGAAATACAACGATAGCTTCGAAGACATGACGCCGTACGCCAAAGAGCACGGCTTCACGTTTCCTTACTTGTACGATGGCGCCACCCAAGCAACCGCGAAACGCTACGGCTGCTTGGCAACGCCTCACGTTTTCGTTTTCGATGCGCAGCGAAAGCTTCAGTACAAAGGCCGCTTGGACAATTCGCGATACCCCGATCCATCGACCGTCAAAGAGCAAGATGCAAAGAACGCGATCGTTGCCCTGCTGGCCGATCAACCTGTTCCCGTGCAGGTGACGAAACCCTTCGGTTGCTCGACGAAGTGGCGTGAAAAGATTGCCGACGTCAAACGAGACGAACAAGAATGGCAGAATACCCCGGTGACCTTGGACGACATTGACGCGGCAGGACTCGCCAAGCTGGTGGCGAACGACACCGAGAAGTACCGATTGTTCAACGTCTGGTCGACCAGTTGCCTGCCCTGCCTGGAGGAGTTCCCCGGACTGATCGCCGTCTCACGAAGAATGGGGCTGCGGCCCTTTGAACTCATCACCCTGAGCACGGACTTGCCAGACGATCGCGAGCGGGTCAGGAAATTTCTCTCGGGCTACCGCGCCGCACTGCCCAAACGATTGGAGCCATCGTTGAAACAGGAAGGCCGAACGTCGAACAACTATCTTTTCACCGACCCGGACGCGGACAGCCTGATCAATACGTTGGACCCAGAATGGGAGGGGCCACAACCGCACACCGTCCTGGTTGCCCCCGGCGGCAAAGTCGTCTTCCGACACAACGGCAAGATCTCAGAAGAAAAACTGCTGACAGAAATCTTGCAGGTGATGACAGAAACCTATCAACCGTAA
- a CDS encoding alpha/beta fold hydrolase — MLRLLHTVVITGCLCMTVIAQDKAADLAATMGRHVTDVKTESFHEFKMLVGEFDGVTCRIVQPMTAAPGNPWVWRARFWGHQPAFDLAMLRRGWHVAYCDVADLFGSDQAVRRWNDFYKLTTQMGLSDKPLLEGMSRGGLIVMRWASANPTKVSGIYVDNAVMDFRSWPGGKGTGPGAAPSWQKCLAAYGMTDAQSETYDSGPLDRLEPLAKAGVPIYALINEADEVVPPAENGDILVQRYQKLGGKITQHRRPGLGHHPHGLTDPTPIVNFALESFSITSDR, encoded by the coding sequence ATGCTGCGTCTACTGCACACCGTTGTCATCACTGGATGCCTCTGCATGACGGTGATCGCTCAAGACAAGGCCGCCGACCTCGCTGCGACGATGGGGCGGCATGTCACCGACGTCAAAACGGAATCCTTTCACGAGTTCAAAATGCTGGTGGGCGAGTTCGACGGGGTGACTTGTCGAATCGTTCAGCCGATGACAGCCGCGCCGGGAAACCCTTGGGTTTGGCGAGCCCGGTTCTGGGGGCACCAACCCGCTTTTGATCTCGCAATGCTGCGTCGCGGTTGGCACGTGGCGTACTGTGACGTCGCGGATCTGTTCGGCAGCGACCAAGCAGTCCGACGTTGGAATGACTTCTACAAACTCACGACACAAATGGGACTCAGTGACAAACCGTTGTTGGAGGGCATGAGTCGAGGCGGATTGATTGTCATGCGTTGGGCATCAGCGAATCCGACAAAAGTATCTGGTATCTACGTCGACAACGCGGTGATGGACTTCCGTTCGTGGCCGGGCGGCAAAGGAACCGGGCCTGGCGCGGCGCCGTCTTGGCAGAAATGCCTCGCCGCCTATGGCATGACCGATGCCCAAAGCGAAACCTACGACTCCGGTCCACTGGATCGCCTTGAACCACTCGCCAAAGCCGGTGTGCCGATCTATGCGTTGATCAACGAAGCCGACGAGGTGGTCCCACCGGCCGAGAACGGTGACATTTTGGTGCAACGTTATCAAAAGCTGGGCGGCAAAATCACCCAACACCGCCGCCCCGGCCTCGGCCACCATCCCCACGGCCTGACCGACCCAACGCCCATCGTGAACTTCGCATTGGAATCATTCAGCATCACGTCCGATCGTTAG